The Caldisericum sp. genome segment TTTCTTGTTAATGAGAGATTGTTTTTTCTCTTGTCTACGGAGACACCAAGATTCTCAAGCCCTTCAAGAGACTTTTCTCTAAATATTGGTCCCATCTCTCCAACACCTGCTGTAAATACAATTGCATCAACTCTACCCAAAACTGCCATATAGGCACCAATGTATTTCTTAAGCCTGTAGGTTTCAATGTCAATTGCAAGTTGCGCAAGAGGGTCTCCCTGTTCTGCTGCTATTTCAACATCCCTGCGGTCTGTGTACTTCCCATTCGTTATACCAAAAACACCACTTTTCTTATTCAGGATATCGTTCATCTCTTTTACTGAAAGCCCTAACTTATCCATCATATAAAGGTCAATTGCTGCATCATGGTCACCTGCACGAGTTCCCATAACAAGTCCCTCAAGAGGTGTAAATCCCATACTTGTGTCAACAGATATGCCATTCTTTACAGCGTCAATACTTGCGCCATTTCCAAGGTGCGCAATAACAACATTTGTTTCGAAGGGATTCTTTCCTAAAAGTACAGCTGCTCTCTTTGCAACATAAAGAAATGAAGTGCCGTGAAAACCGTACCTTCTTATATGGTATTTTTCGTACCACTCTCTTGGAAGTGCATAAATAAAGGCATGTTCAGGTATTGTCTGATGCCATGCAGTATCCATAATTGCAACATGAGGCACATCAGGAAGAACAGCCATAGCAGCTCTGATTCCCATAATGTTAGGGGGATTGTGAAGTGGTGCAAGGTCTTGTAATTCTTCAAAAGTCCTTAGAGCTTCGTCTGTAATAAGAACCGATTTGTTGAATTTTTCGCCTCCGTGGACCACCCTGTGACCCACTGCTTTTACTTCTTTAACATCCTTAATAACACCAATTTCTGGGTCTGTAAGAGTCTTAAGGATAAGTTCAATTGCTTCCTTGTGTGTAGGACAATCGCTTTGGATTTTAACTGTGTCCCTTCCCGGAACTTCATGCTTGATAAAAGAACCGCCAATTGTCACACGCTCAACGATACCTTTCGCTAAAATTCTTTTTTCGCTCCATCTATAAAGTTGGTATTTTACGGAAGAACTACCACAGTTTAGCGTTAATACATCCATCTATTCCTCCCATTTATTTTTTATCAGATATGAAATTATATACAACTTTTGTGTGAGGTCAACATCAAGGACAACTATCTTCCTTCGAGTTTTAAGATTTAATGTGACCGGAGCGAAATTTAAAATTCCCTTAACTTTACTTTTAGCAATAATTTCCTCGATATCTTGCACTGCCTCAGTTGGAACTGCAACAATTGCAATTTCAATATTTTCCTTATCAACAACTTCGCCAAACTTTTCGAT includes the following:
- a CDS encoding acetate kinase, which produces MDVLTLNCGSSSVKYQLYRWSEKRILAKGIVERVTIGGSFIKHEVPGRDTVKIQSDCPTHKEAIELILKTLTDPEIGVIKDVKEVKAVGHRVVHGGEKFNKSVLITDEALRTFEELQDLAPLHNPPNIMGIRAAMAVLPDVPHVAIMDTAWHQTIPEHAFIYALPREWYEKYHIRRYGFHGTSFLYVAKRAAVLLGKNPFETNVVIAHLGNGASIDAVKNGISVDTSMGFTPLEGLVMGTRAGDHDAAIDLYMMDKLGLSVKEMNDILNKKSGVFGITNGKYTDRRDVEIAAEQGDPLAQLAIDIETYRLKKYIGAYMAVLGRVDAIVFTAGVGEMGPIFREKSLEGLENLGVSVDKRKNNLSLTRNAETDITGADSKVKVFVIPTDEELVMTEDTVAIMEGRYDIHTKFTYSFQDPHYKNLLREENFAKELEKKPDLAEIRAKIPGIG